One region of Roseicitreum antarcticum genomic DNA includes:
- a CDS encoding F0F1 ATP synthase subunit gamma, translated as MPNLKDLKNRISSVKSTRKITKAMQMVAAAKLRRAQEAAEAARPYADRMEAVVGGLAVSVAGSETAPKLLAGTGDTKTHLLVVMTAERGLCGGFNSSIVKLARIHARRLIADGKTVKILTVGKKGRDQLRRDFSAHLVGHVDLSDVKRIGYANAAAIAQDVLGRFDDGEFDVASLFYSRFESVISQTPTAQQVIPATIPEADAGTSTLYEYEPSEEDILADLLPRSIATQIFTALLENAASEQGARMSAMDNATRNAGDMIDRLTVEYNRSRQAAITKELIEIISGAEAL; from the coding sequence ATGCCAAACCTCAAGGACCTGAAAAACAGGATCTCCAGCGTGAAATCCACGCGCAAGATCACCAAAGCCATGCAGATGGTCGCGGCGGCAAAACTGCGCCGCGCCCAGGAAGCGGCTGAAGCTGCCCGGCCCTACGCCGACCGCATGGAAGCGGTCGTCGGTGGGCTGGCAGTGTCGGTCGCAGGCTCGGAGACCGCGCCGAAACTGCTGGCCGGGACCGGCGACACCAAAACGCATCTGCTGGTCGTGATGACGGCGGAGCGCGGGCTGTGCGGCGGCTTCAACTCATCCATCGTGAAGCTGGCGCGCATCCACGCGAGGCGGCTGATCGCGGATGGCAAGACGGTCAAGATCCTGACCGTCGGCAAAAAGGGTCGTGACCAGTTGCGCCGCGATTTCTCGGCACATCTGGTGGGCCATGTTGACCTGTCTGATGTCAAACGCATCGGCTATGCCAATGCTGCGGCAATCGCGCAAGATGTGCTGGGCCGTTTCGACGACGGCGAATTCGACGTGGCGTCACTGTTCTACAGCCGCTTCGAATCCGTCATCAGCCAGACCCCGACCGCCCAGCAGGTCATCCCCGCCACCATCCCCGAGGCGGATGCCGGCACCTCGACCCTCTACGAATATGAGCCGTCCGAGGAAGACATCCTGGCCGATCTGTTGCCGCGCTCGATTGCCACACAGATCTTCACCGCGCTGTTGGAAAACGCCGCCTCTGAACAGGGCGCGCGGATGTCCGCAATGGACAACGCGACCCGCAACGCAGGCGACATGATCGACAGGCTGACTGTCGAATACAACCGCTCGCGTCAGGCGGCGATCACCAAAGAGCTTATTGAGATTATTTCGGGCGCCGAGGCGCTTTGA
- the atpA gene encoding F0F1 ATP synthase subunit alpha, producing MGIQAAEISAILKEQIKNFGQDVEVAEVGRVLSVGDGIARVHGLDNVQAGEMVEFPGAIRGMALNLEADNVGIVIFGDDRSIKEGDIVKRTKSIVDVPAGDALLGRVVDGLGNPIDGKGEIKATERRVADVKAPGIIPRKSVHEPMPTGLKSIDAMIPIGRGQRELIIGDRQTGKTAVALDTILNQKSYNDAAGDDEYKKLYCIYVAIGQKRSTVAQLVKKLEETGAIEYTIVVAATASDPAPMQFLAPYAATAMAEYFRDNGRHALIIYDDLSKQAVAYRQMSLLLRRPPGREAYPGDVFYLHSRLLERSAKLGDDHGNGSLTALPIIETQGGDVSAFIPTNVISITDGQIFLETELFYQGIRPAVNTGLSVSRVGSSAQTNAMKSVAGPVKLELAQYREMAAFAQFGSDLDASTQKLLNRGARLTELMKQGQYSPMTNAEIVIVIFAGTQGFLDKVAVRDVVRFEKELLTFLRSKQTALLEDITNNDRKVKGELEDKIKAALTEFAKDFA from the coding sequence ATGGGTATCCAAGCAGCTGAAATTTCTGCGATCCTCAAGGAGCAGATCAAGAATTTCGGACAGGATGTTGAGGTGGCCGAAGTGGGCCGCGTCCTGTCGGTCGGCGACGGGATTGCCCGTGTCCACGGGCTGGACAATGTCCAGGCCGGCGAAATGGTCGAATTCCCCGGCGCGATCCGCGGGATGGCCCTGAACCTTGAAGCCGATAACGTCGGCATCGTGATCTTCGGTGATGACCGTTCGATCAAGGAAGGCGACATCGTCAAGCGCACCAAGTCCATCGTGGACGTGCCTGCGGGCGACGCGCTGCTGGGCCGGGTCGTGGACGGCCTTGGCAACCCGATCGACGGCAAGGGCGAGATCAAGGCGACCGAACGCCGTGTGGCCGATGTGAAGGCGCCGGGCATCATCCCGCGCAAATCGGTGCATGAACCCATGCCCACCGGCCTGAAATCCATCGACGCCATGATCCCGATCGGCCGCGGCCAGCGTGAGCTGATCATCGGCGACCGTCAGACCGGCAAGACCGCCGTGGCGCTCGACACCATTCTGAACCAGAAATCCTACAACGACGCTGCTGGCGATGATGAGTACAAGAAACTGTATTGCATCTACGTCGCCATCGGGCAAAAACGCTCGACCGTGGCCCAGTTGGTCAAGAAACTGGAAGAAACCGGCGCAATCGAATACACCATCGTGGTTGCCGCCACTGCGTCCGACCCCGCGCCCATGCAGTTCCTGGCCCCCTACGCTGCCACTGCCATGGCCGAATACTTCCGCGACAACGGCCGCCACGCGCTCATCATCTATGATGACTTGTCCAAACAGGCCGTGGCGTATCGCCAGATGTCGCTGTTGCTGCGTCGCCCGCCGGGCCGCGAAGCTTATCCCGGCGACGTTTTCTACCTCCACTCCCGCCTGCTGGAACGCTCGGCCAAACTGGGCGACGACCACGGCAATGGCTCACTGACCGCACTGCCGATCATTGAGACCCAGGGCGGCGACGTGTCGGCGTTCATTCCGACCAACGTGATCTCGATCACCGACGGTCAGATCTTCCTGGAAACCGAACTGTTCTACCAAGGGATCCGCCCGGCCGTGAACACCGGCCTGTCGGTGTCGCGTGTGGGGTCTTCCGCCCAGACCAACGCGATGAAATCCGTGGCCGGGCCGGTGAAACTGGAACTGGCGCAGTACCGCGAGATGGCGGCCTTCGCGCAGTTCGGCTCGGACCTCGACGCATCGACCCAGAAACTGCTGAACCGTGGCGCACGCCTGACCGAGCTGATGAAGCAGGGCCAGTATTCGCCGATGACCAACGCGGAAATCGTGATTGTCATCTTCGCGGGGACGCAGGGCTTCCTCGACAAGGTGGCCGTCCGGGATGTCGTGCGCTTTGAAAAAGAGCTGCTGACCTTCCTGCGCAGCAAGCAGACCGCCCTTCTGGAAGATATCACCAACAACGACCGCAAGGTCAAAGGTGAGCTGGAAGACAAAATCAAGGCGGCGCTCACCGAGTTCGCGAAAGACTTCGCCTGA
- a CDS encoding F0F1 ATP synthase subunit delta yields MSEPASISTGIAKRYATAVFELANEGKALPSLERDVDALTATLDDSAELRDLIASPVYSRDDQGRAITAVARKMGLSDTFVGTLGLMAAKRRLFALPLVLSALRALIADAKGEVTAEVTSAIDLSPAQADALTRTLKARIGKDIKLKVTVDDALIGGLVVKVGSKMIDTSVRSKLTALQNSMKEVG; encoded by the coding sequence GTGTCCGAACCAGCTTCGATCTCAACTGGCATCGCCAAGCGCTATGCGACTGCCGTTTTTGAATTGGCAAACGAAGGCAAGGCCTTGCCGTCCCTTGAACGGGATGTCGATGCCCTGACTGCCACGCTTGACGACAGTGCCGAGCTGCGTGACCTGATTGCCTCGCCGGTTTACAGCCGCGACGATCAGGGCCGCGCGATAACCGCTGTCGCCCGCAAGATGGGGCTGTCTGACACCTTTGTCGGCACGCTGGGGTTGATGGCGGCAAAACGCCGTCTGTTCGCCCTGCCCCTGGTCCTGAGCGCCCTGCGCGCCCTGATCGCCGACGCCAAGGGCGAAGTGACTGCCGAAGTCACCTCTGCGATCGACCTGTCACCCGCACAGGCCGACGCGCTGACCCGCACACTCAAGGCGCGTATCGGCAAAGATATTAAACTCAAGGTTACCGTTGATGATGCGCTCATCGGCGGTCTTGTCGTCAAAGTGGGCTCGAAAATGATCGACACGTCGGTCCGTTCGAAGCTCACGGCCCTCCAGAACAGCATGAAAGAGGTCGGATAA
- a CDS encoding class I SAM-dependent methyltransferase, which translates to MHLDVTNLRDFYYRTMLGRATQKALRDQVLTHWSDMRGLNVAGFGFAVPLLRPFLPTARRVIGMMPAPQGVMHWPPELPNHSVLVEETQWPIASGHLDRLVVMHGLETSDRPAALMEECYRSLASTGRLLIIVPNRRGLWARRDGTPFGVGRPYSLGQIEGLLKDHGFEPGTHTAALFFPPLDTGFWMRSSRTLEKVGRQISTYHAGGALIIEAVKQYPAPTRPGLRDAVRHPLRILDGVAQPGFRPAWRAVQRAFTPGATDHWQGSGHAGLGFGHAGTGASGGGDNRHLAGADAGYWEPPPCPEPARAQSAQPKMERITGAQVAGARVTGAQVTGEWPKGASASRVLDVDAARLPKTQPPAETPTGTPFPPAGTSRNIDE; encoded by the coding sequence ATGCATCTTGATGTGACCAATTTACGGGATTTCTACTATCGCACGATGCTGGGTCGGGCCACGCAGAAGGCCCTGCGCGATCAGGTGCTGACGCATTGGTCCGACATGCGCGGGCTGAATGTCGCGGGCTTCGGTTTTGCCGTGCCTCTGTTGCGCCCCTTCTTGCCGACGGCACGGCGGGTCATCGGGATGATGCCCGCGCCGCAGGGCGTGATGCACTGGCCGCCAGAGCTGCCCAACCACAGCGTTCTGGTCGAGGAAACCCAATGGCCCATTGCCAGCGGGCATCTGGATCGGCTTGTGGTGATGCATGGGCTGGAAACCTCGGACCGGCCTGCCGCGCTGATGGAGGAATGCTATCGCAGCCTCGCCTCGACCGGGCGCCTGCTGATCATCGTGCCGAACCGGCGCGGGCTTTGGGCGCGCCGCGATGGCACGCCCTTTGGCGTGGGCCGCCCCTATTCGCTGGGACAGATCGAGGGGCTGCTGAAGGACCACGGGTTCGAACCGGGCACACATACCGCAGCGCTGTTCTTTCCGCCGCTGGATACCGGGTTCTGGATGCGGTCGTCGCGCACGCTGGAAAAGGTCGGACGCCAGATCTCGACCTATCACGCGGGCGGCGCGCTCATCATCGAGGCGGTGAAGCAATACCCCGCGCCCACCCGCCCCGGGCTGCGCGACGCCGTGCGCCACCCGCTGCGGATCCTCGACGGCGTGGCCCAGCCGGGGTTTCGCCCGGCGTGGCGCGCGGTACAGCGGGCCTTCACGCCCGGCGCCACAGATCACTGGCAGGGTTCGGGCCACGCGGGCCTTGGGTTTGGCCACGCGGGCACAGGCGCTTCCGGGGGGGGCGACAACCGGCATCTGGCTGGCGCCGATGCGGGCTATTGGGAACCGCCGCCCTGTCCCGAACCCGCGCGGGCACAAAGCGCACAGCCAAAGATGGAACGCATCACAGGCGCACAAGTAGCGGGCGCACGGGTCACGGGCGCACAAGTAACGGGCGAATGGCCGAAGGGCGCATCTGCCAGCCGCGTCCTTGACGTCGACGCCGCACGCCTGCCGAAAACCCAGCCCCCCGCCGAAACGCCGACCGGCACCCCGTTCCCGCCCGCAGGCACCAGCCGGAACATCGACGAATGA
- the gloB gene encoding hydroxyacylglutathione hydrolase, which yields MSLTLLTVPCLKDNYAYLIHDPETKATAVVDVPEAAPVLAALEDAGWRLSDILLTHHHHDHVGGVTEVQAATGARVIGAAADAHRLPPLSLELHPGDAVSVGAEAGVCLDVPGHTVGHLAFHFPQSALAFTGDSLMALGCGRLFEGTPAQMWESLTRLNALPGNTRICSGHDYTAANAAFALTIDPDNTALHDRSAGLDAAHAAGTPMAVCLLQLERDTNPFLRAGKTYIKRLMGLADASDAEVFAEIRARKDRF from the coding sequence ATGTCCCTGACCCTGCTGACGGTGCCCTGCCTTAAGGACAATTATGCCTATCTGATCCACGATCCCGAAACCAAGGCCACCGCTGTCGTCGATGTGCCCGAGGCCGCGCCGGTGCTGGCGGCGCTGGAAGATGCGGGCTGGCGGCTGAGTGACATCTTGCTGACCCATCACCACCACGACCATGTGGGGGGCGTGACCGAGGTGCAGGCTGCCACCGGCGCGCGCGTCATCGGTGCCGCCGCCGATGCCCACCGCCTGCCGCCGCTGTCGCTGGAACTGCACCCGGGTGACGCGGTGTCGGTGGGGGCCGAGGCGGGGGTGTGTCTCGATGTCCCGGGCCATACGGTCGGGCATCTGGCGTTTCACTTCCCGCAAAGCGCGCTGGCGTTCACCGGCGACAGCCTGATGGCGCTGGGATGCGGCCGGCTGTTCGAGGGGACGCCGGCCCAGATGTGGGAAAGCCTGACGCGGCTGAACGCCCTGCCGGGCAACACGCGCATCTGTTCGGGGCATGATTATACGGCCGCCAATGCCGCCTTCGCCCTGACCATCGACCCCGACAACACCGCGTTGCACGACCGGAGCGCGGGGCTGGACGCGGCCCATGCGGCGGGCACGCCGATGGCGGTGTGTCTGCTGCAACTGGAACGGGACACCAACCCTTTCCTCCGGGCGGGGAAGACATATATAAAGCGTCTGATGGGTCTAGCCGACGCATCGGATGCCGAGGTTTTCGCCGAAATCCGCGCGCGCAAGGACCGTTTCTGA
- the clpA gene encoding ATP-dependent Clp protease ATP-binding subunit ClpA, producing MPSFSATLEQSIHGALALANARRQEFATLEHLLLSLLEEPDASRVLQACNVDLTALRKTLEDFIEEELASLVTDVEGSEAVPTAAFQRVIQRAAIHVQSSGRNEVTGANVLVAIFAERESNAAFFLQEQDMTRYDAVNFIAHGVAKNPGFSEQRPVFGAEEAESQESAKAEDAKDSALAKYCVDLNAKSRKGDVDPLIGRHAEVERCIQVLCRRRKNNPLLVGDPGVGKTAIAEGLARKIVNGETPQVLAKSTIYSLDMGALLAGTRYRGDFEERLKAVMKELEDHADAVLFIDEIHTVIGAGATSGGAMDASNLLKPALQGGKLRCMGSTTYKEFRQHFEKDRALSRRFQKIDVNEPSVEDSIKILMGLKPYFEEHHDIRYTNEAVKTAVELAARYINDRKLPDKAIDVIDEAGAAQHLVAESKRRKTIGPREIEAVVAKIARIPPKNVSKGDAEVLRDLEGALKRVVFGQDQAIIALSSAIKLARAGLREPEKPIGNYLFAGPTGVGKTEVAKQLADQLGVSLLRFDMSEYMEKHAVSRLIGAPPGYVGFDQGGLLTDGIDQQPHCVLLLDEIEKAHPDVFNILLQVMDHGTLTDHNGRKVDFRNVILIMTSNAGASDMQKAAIGFGRDKREGEDTAAIERMFTPEFRNRLDAVISFASLPKDTIMRVVEKFVLQLEAQLMDRNVTIELTPEAAAWLGERGYDEKMGARPLSRVIQEHIKKPLAEELLFGRLMKGGLVRVGVKDGAIELIVSEPDKPLLSGSKPPLLTAT from the coding sequence GTGCCATCGTTTTCCGCAACTCTGGAACAATCCATCCACGGCGCACTTGCGCTGGCGAATGCCCGCCGTCAGGAATTCGCCACGCTGGAGCATTTGCTGCTGTCCCTGCTGGAAGAACCTGACGCCTCGCGCGTGCTGCAGGCGTGCAACGTCGATCTGACGGCCCTGCGCAAGACCCTTGAAGACTTCATCGAGGAGGAGCTTGCATCGCTCGTCACAGATGTCGAAGGGTCCGAGGCCGTTCCGACAGCCGCCTTCCAGCGGGTCATCCAGCGCGCCGCGATCCATGTGCAATCCTCGGGCCGCAATGAGGTCACCGGGGCGAATGTGCTGGTCGCCATCTTCGCCGAGCGCGAAAGCAACGCCGCCTTCTTCCTGCAAGAACAGGACATGACGCGCTATGATGCGGTGAATTTCATCGCGCATGGCGTGGCAAAGAACCCCGGTTTTTCCGAGCAGCGGCCGGTTTTCGGCGCCGAAGAAGCAGAATCGCAGGAAAGCGCCAAAGCTGAAGATGCCAAGGACAGCGCCCTGGCGAAATATTGCGTCGATCTGAACGCGAAATCGCGCAAGGGCGATGTCGATCCGCTGATCGGCCGTCATGCCGAGGTAGAGCGGTGCATCCAGGTGCTGTGCCGCCGCCGCAAGAACAACCCGCTGCTGGTGGGCGACCCCGGCGTGGGCAAGACGGCCATCGCCGAAGGGCTGGCGCGCAAGATCGTGAACGGCGAAACCCCGCAGGTGCTGGCAAAATCCACCATCTATTCGCTGGACATGGGCGCGCTGCTGGCAGGCACCCGCTATCGCGGCGATTTTGAGGAACGGCTGAAGGCCGTCATGAAAGAGCTTGAAGATCACGCGGATGCCGTGCTGTTCATTGACGAGATCCATACGGTGATCGGCGCGGGGGCAACCTCGGGCGGGGCGATGGATGCGTCGAACCTTCTCAAACCAGCGTTGCAGGGCGGCAAGCTGCGCTGCATGGGCTCCACCACCTACAAAGAGTTCCGCCAGCATTTTGAGAAAGACCGCGCGCTGTCGCGCCGGTTCCAGAAGATCGACGTGAATGAGCCTTCGGTCGAAGACAGCATCAAGATTCTGATGGGGTTGAAGCCTTATTTCGAGGAACACCACGACATCCGCTACACCAATGAAGCGGTGAAAACTGCGGTCGAACTGGCGGCGCGCTATATCAATGACCGCAAACTGCCCGATAAGGCCATCGATGTGATCGACGAGGCCGGGGCGGCGCAGCATCTGGTTGCCGAAAGCAAACGCCGCAAGACCATCGGCCCGCGCGAGATCGAGGCCGTGGTGGCCAAGATCGCCCGCATTCCGCCGAAAAACGTTTCGAAAGGTGATGCAGAAGTGCTGCGTGACCTGGAAGGCGCATTGAAGCGCGTGGTGTTCGGGCAAGATCAGGCGATCATAGCGCTGTCATCGGCGATCAAGCTGGCGCGGGCCGGCCTGCGTGAGCCGGAGAAACCCATCGGCAACTACCTGTTCGCCGGGCCTACCGGTGTCGGCAAGACCGAAGTGGCGAAGCAACTGGCTGACCAGCTGGGCGTATCGCTGCTGCGTTTCGACATGTCGGAATACATGGAGAAACATGCGGTCAGCCGCCTGATCGGCGCACCTCCGGGCTATGTCGGCTTCGATCAGGGCGGGCTGCTGACCGACGGGATCGACCAGCAACCGCATTGCGTGCTGCTGCTCGACGAGATCGAGAAGGCGCATCCGGATGTCTTCAACATCTTGTTGCAGGTGATGGACCACGGCACACTGACTGACCACAACGGGCGCAAGGTGGATTTCCGCAACGTGATCTTGATCATGACCTCGAACGCGGGGGCGTCGGATATGCAAAAAGCCGCCATCGGGTTTGGCCGCGACAAGCGCGAGGGGGAAGATACCGCCGCGATCGAGCGGATGTTCACGCCTGAATTCCGCAACCGTCTGGACGCAGTGATCAGCTTTGCATCGCTGCCGAAAGACACGATCATGCGCGTGGTTGAGAAGTTCGTGCTGCAACTGGAAGCACAGTTGATGGACCGCAACGTCACCATAGAGCTGACGCCCGAAGCGGCGGCTTGGCTGGGTGAACGTGGCTATGATGAAAAAATGGGCGCGCGTCCGCTGAGCCGCGTGATTCAGGAACACATCAAGAAGCCGCTGGCCGAGGAATTGCTGTTTGGCCGCTTGATGAAAGGTGGCCTTGTGCGGGTCGGGGTGAAAGACGGTGCGATCGAACTGATCGTGTCCGAACCTGACAAGCCGCTGTTGTCGGGCAGCAAACCGCCTTTACTCACGGCAACCTGA
- a CDS encoding peptidoglycan -binding protein, giving the protein MALSRGRSAQRMATGIWPGFVDAMTALLLVLMFVLSIFMIVQSVLRETITTQDLELDGLAAQVSNLTDALGISRSRVATLESTVATLNSDLTQAQGTLAAQASRISALNADLTARTFELTEAQAAITAFESQVALLMSERDTARAEGSALSAELAEVEAAREVLLSEQDALQLALARARDEIDEQVEAARLAAAQREAVEAALAEMQSRSQDLDTSLAAALARLQAIEGQLTAAQTEAGQADARAAELQATAGEAQARVAQLQSDLSEAEAARLAEAAAAEALRARLDDTAQALTEAETARLAELAAAEALRERLANADDELTAMTLSLEAERQRAEDTLTLLAAAQASRNTAQAEATDALTEAERRAALLATARAQLAEAEETTVEDQRRLALLNQQVAELRAQVGSLQDLLGASRSSEAAAQTQIETLGSDLNAALARVAAEERRRAELEAAERRRLEEEAQQLERYRSEFFGLLRQVLDGREGVQIVGDRFVFSSEVLFELASADLAPGGREQIANVVAILRDISGAIPPEIDWILRVDGHTDDLPLSPGAAFANNWELSQARALSVVLYMIETLGFPPERLAATGFGEYRPVVPANTPEARAQNRRIELKLTER; this is encoded by the coding sequence ATGGCATTGTCGCGCGGCAGATCGGCGCAACGCATGGCGACCGGGATCTGGCCGGGTTTTGTCGATGCGATGACCGCCCTTCTCCTGGTGCTGATGTTCGTGCTGTCGATCTTCATGATCGTGCAATCGGTGCTGCGCGAAACCATCACCACGCAGGATCTGGAACTGGACGGGCTGGCCGCGCAGGTGTCCAACCTGACCGACGCCTTGGGCATTTCGCGCAGCCGTGTGGCAACACTGGAAAGCACAGTCGCCACCCTCAACAGCGACCTGACCCAGGCGCAGGGCACGCTTGCGGCGCAAGCCAGCCGGATCAGCGCGCTCAACGCCGATTTGACCGCACGCACCTTTGAATTGACCGAGGCACAGGCGGCAATCACCGCGTTTGAATCGCAGGTCGCGCTTTTGATGTCCGAACGCGACACTGCCCGGGCCGAGGGCAGCGCCCTCAGCGCCGAACTGGCCGAAGTCGAGGCCGCGCGCGAGGTATTGCTGTCAGAACAGGACGCGCTGCAGCTGGCACTGGCCCGCGCCCGCGATGAGATCGACGAACAGGTCGAGGCCGCGCGCCTCGCCGCCGCACAGCGCGAAGCGGTCGAGGCCGCGCTGGCCGAAATGCAAAGCCGCAGCCAAGACCTCGACACCTCGCTGGCCGCAGCCCTGGCCCGACTGCAAGCGATCGAGGGCCAACTGACCGCAGCGCAGACCGAGGCCGGGCAAGCCGACGCCCGCGCAGCCGAATTGCAGGCAACCGCCGGGGAAGCCCAGGCCCGGGTGGCCCAATTGCAGTCCGACCTCAGCGAGGCCGAAGCCGCACGTCTGGCCGAAGCCGCCGCCGCCGAGGCGCTGCGCGCACGCCTCGATGACACCGCGCAGGCGTTGACCGAAGCTGAAACCGCGCGGCTGGCCGAACTGGCCGCCGCCGAGGCCCTGCGCGAACGGCTGGCGAATGCCGATGATGAGCTGACGGCGATGACACTGTCGTTGGAAGCGGAACGGCAGCGGGCCGAAGACACCCTGACCTTGCTCGCCGCCGCCCAGGCATCGCGCAACACCGCCCAGGCCGAGGCAACGGACGCCCTGACCGAGGCCGAACGGCGCGCCGCCCTACTGGCAACCGCGCGCGCGCAACTGGCCGAGGCCGAAGAAACCACCGTTGAAGACCAACGCCGCCTTGCCCTTCTGAACCAGCAGGTTGCGGAATTGCGCGCGCAGGTTGGCAGCCTGCAAGACCTTCTGGGCGCCTCGCGGTCCAGTGAAGCCGCCGCCCAGACGCAGATCGAAACGCTGGGCAGCGATCTGAACGCCGCCCTCGCCCGTGTCGCCGCCGAAGAACGCCGCCGCGCCGAATTGGAGGCCGCCGAACGCCGCCGACTGGAAGAAGAAGCCCAGCAGTTGGAGCGCTACCGCTCTGAATTCTTCGGCCTGCTGCGTCAGGTCCTGGACGGGCGCGAGGGGGTGCAGATTGTCGGCGACCGTTTCGTGTTTTCCTCCGAAGTGCTGTTCGAGCTGGCCTCGGCCGACCTCGCCCCCGGCGGGCGCGAACAGATTGCCAATGTGGTGGCGATCCTGCGCGACATCTCTGGCGCCATTCCGCCCGAAATCGACTGGATCTTGCGGGTGGACGGGCACACGGATGACCTGCCGCTGTCGCCCGGCGCTGCCTTCGCCAACAATTGGGAACTCAGCCAGGCCCGCGCCCTGTCGGTCGTGCTTTACATGATCGAAACACTGGGCTTTCCGCCCGAACGGCTGGCGGCGACAGGCTTTGGCGAATACCGCCCCGTGGTCCCCGCCAACACCCCCGAAGCCCGCGCCCAGAATCGTCGGATCGAGTTGAAACTGACCGAGCGTTGA
- a CDS encoding biopolymer transporter ExbB, with amino-acid sequence MARSRHQASPQFTQPVRQIVLMLIVLVLVSVGTYFAYPRVSSVFLANVWLNGFIFLVFVIGVLATFWQVIQLSSSVVWIEGFAAERSGHQMTVAPRLLAPLAALLRSRGRGSHINASSAGSILDSVATRIDEQRDITRYLVNLLIFLGLLGTFYGLATTVPAVVETIRSLAPSENESGLVAFDRLMSGLESQLGGMGTAFSSSLLGLAGSLVVGLLELFASHGQNRFYRELEEWLSSITRLGTTATDGESGGTADMGGLVAVLDAMAEQMDGMRDVLAATEAGRAEHDAALAQLAGAITHMGGQPGGGSDLTRALERIAQGQEQIIALMQNGADDTGPHVEAETRMRLRSIDVQLLRVLEEVSAGRQESTADLRADIATLTSAVRQLGRGSAPAPRPAGKP; translated from the coding sequence ATGGCCAGATCCCGACATCAGGCATCGCCACAGTTCACACAACCCGTTCGTCAGATCGTCTTGATGCTGATCGTTCTCGTTTTGGTGAGCGTTGGAACATATTTCGCCTATCCGCGCGTTTCCAGCGTGTTTCTGGCCAATGTCTGGCTGAACGGCTTCATCTTCCTCGTGTTTGTCATTGGCGTGCTGGCCACCTTCTGGCAGGTCATCCAGCTCAGCAGTTCGGTGGTCTGGATCGAAGGTTTCGCGGCCGAGCGTTCGGGGCATCAGATGACCGTCGCCCCCCGGCTGCTGGCGCCGTTGGCGGCACTTCTGCGATCGCGCGGCCGCGGCAGCCACATAAACGCCTCCTCGGCGGGCTCGATCCTCGATTCGGTCGCAACACGGATTGATGAACAGCGCGACATCACGCGCTACCTGGTCAACCTGCTGATTTTCCTTGGCCTTCTGGGGACGTTCTACGGGCTTGCCACCACGGTGCCCGCAGTGGTGGAAACCATCCGCTCGCTTGCCCCATCCGAAAATGAAAGCGGCCTTGTAGCGTTCGACCGGCTGATGTCCGGGCTGGAATCGCAACTGGGCGGCATGGGCACGGCCTTTTCCTCGTCGCTGCTGGGGCTTGCGGGCTCGCTGGTCGTGGGCCTGCTGGAGCTGTTTGCCAGCCATGGCCAGAACCGTTTCTACCGTGAGTTGGAGGAATGGCTGTCCTCCATCACCCGGCTCGGCACGACCGCGACGGATGGCGAAAGCGGCGGCACGGCCGATATGGGCGGGCTGGTCGCGGTGCTTGATGCCATGGCCGAACAGATGGACGGCATGCGCGACGTTCTCGCCGCGACCGAGGCCGGACGCGCCGAACATGACGCTGCATTGGCACAACTGGCCGGGGCAATCACGCATATGGGCGGGCAGCCCGGCGGCGGGTCAGACCTGACCCGCGCGCTGGAACGCATCGCGCAAGGGCAAGAACAGATCATTGCCTTGATGCAAAACGGCGCCGATGACACCGGCCCGCATGTCGAGGCTGAAACCCGCATGCGCCTGCGCTCCATCGACGTGCAACTTCTGCGCGTGCTGGAAGAGGTATCGGCAGGTCGTCAGGAAAGCACTGCGGATCTGCGCGCCGATATCGCCACCCTGACCAGCGCCGTGCGCCAACTGGGCCGTGGCAGCGCCCCCGCCCCGCGCCCGGCCGGCAAGCCCTGA
- a CDS encoding gamma-glutamylcyclotransferase, with translation MPRPDDHRRPLWVFGYGSLIWNPGFSYGDAQIATLQGYRRSFCMRSIHHRGTVAQPGLVLALDREAEARCQGLAFEIPGRIAPETLEYLRARELISAAYLETTQPVTLADGRAVEAVTYVIDRDHAQYCGGLPLEEQARIIAQAVGGRGPNAEYLVNTAAHLAELGLHDPELAWLVDRLRTI, from the coding sequence ATGCCCCGACCTGACGATCATCGCCGCCCGCTCTGGGTGTTTGGCTATGGCTCGCTGATCTGGAACCCCGGCTTCAGCTATGGCGACGCGCAAATCGCAACGCTGCAGGGCTACCGGCGGTCGTTCTGCATGCGCTCAATCCACCATCGCGGCACGGTAGCGCAACCCGGGCTGGTGCTGGCCCTGGACCGCGAGGCAGAGGCCCGATGCCAAGGGCTGGCGTTCGAGATCCCTGGCCGTATCGCCCCCGAGACGCTGGAATACCTGCGCGCCCGCGAACTGATCTCGGCCGCCTATCTGGAGACGACACAGCCCGTCACGCTGGCCGACGGTCGCGCGGTCGAGGCCGTAACCTACGTGATCGACCGCGACCATGCGCAATATTGTGGCGGGTTGCCCCTGGAGGAACAGGCACGCATCATCGCGCAGGCGGTCGGCGGGCGCGGGCCGAATGCGGAATACCTCGTCAATACCGCCGCCCATCTGGCCGAACTGGGCTTGCACGATCCCGAATTGGCCTGGCTGGTGGACCGGCTGCGCACAATATGA